One Natronomonas moolapensis 8.8.11 genomic region harbors:
- a CDS encoding eL43 family ribosomal protein yields MANSDTTGSAGRFGARYGRVARRRVAEIEGDTQNASVDGDDVTRVGTGIWVNEETGETFTGGAYRPETPAGKTVKRSIRAAIGDDE; encoded by the coding sequence ATGGCCAACAGTGATACGACGGGGAGCGCCGGTCGGTTCGGCGCGCGCTACGGACGGGTCGCACGCCGTCGCGTCGCGGAGATCGAAGGCGACACGCAGAACGCGAGCGTCGACGGCGACGACGTTACCCGCGTCGGCACCGGGATCTGGGTCAACGAGGAGACCGGCGAGACGTTCACGGGCGGGGCGTACCGTCCCGAGACGCCGGCCGGCAAGACGGTCAAACGATCCATCCGGGCGGCGATCGGCGACGACGAATAG
- a CDS encoding DNA-directed RNA polymerase subunit P, whose protein sequence is MSYKCSRCKRDVELDEYGGVRCPYCGHRVLLKERSRDIKEVDVQ, encoded by the coding sequence ATGAGTTACAAGTGCTCCCGCTGTAAGCGAGACGTCGAACTCGACGAGTACGGCGGCGTCCGGTGTCCGTATTGCGGCCACCGCGTGTTGTTGAAAGAGCGGAGCCGCGACATCAAAGAGGTCGACGTCCAGTAG
- the truD gene encoding tRNA pseudouridine(13) synthase TruD, producing MREAHPTEAAVGIKYYVSETDGTGGHLRDRPEDFRVEEREAFGADLRGVDADVGSYPHLVFRATLRGWDTNDFASTLSKRLGVSRERVSWAGTKDKHAVTTQLFSIKHPDDELPSVDGATIEPLGRAGRPVLFGDLAGNDFEVVVRGAERPENADPIAVELGRFGADGRSADEDGDGAVAVPNYFGQQRFGSMRPITHRVGLDVVRGEWESAAVRYVCESSDREPDRTRTARQRLDEEREWERANEVLPGGLRFERAIAGRLAEGADGPADYREALETLPRNLQSMFTNAAQSYVFNRVLSERLRRGLPFGTPAVGDVVCFADGDGLPDPDRTQAVEAEQLGTIRRHCERGRAFVTAPLVGTETDFGFGEPGEIVREVLDDLDLQRGDFDRPGAFGSEGTRRAVLFRTDLEHESDPLTLRFSLPKGSYATVLAREFLKTHPDDLS from the coding sequence ATGCGCGAGGCGCACCCCACCGAGGCGGCCGTCGGAATCAAGTACTACGTCTCCGAGACCGACGGCACCGGCGGTCACCTCAGGGATCGCCCGGAGGACTTCCGGGTCGAAGAGCGGGAAGCCTTCGGGGCCGACCTTCGCGGGGTCGATGCCGACGTCGGCTCCTACCCTCATCTGGTCTTCCGAGCGACGCTGCGGGGGTGGGACACGAACGACTTCGCGTCGACGCTCTCGAAACGACTCGGGGTCAGCCGCGAGCGCGTCTCCTGGGCGGGAACGAAGGACAAACACGCCGTCACGACGCAGCTGTTTTCGATCAAACACCCCGACGACGAGTTGCCGTCGGTCGACGGGGCGACGATCGAACCGCTCGGGCGGGCAGGGCGTCCGGTGCTGTTCGGCGACCTCGCGGGCAACGACTTCGAGGTTGTCGTCCGCGGCGCGGAGCGTCCGGAGAACGCCGACCCGATCGCGGTGGAACTCGGACGGTTCGGAGCCGATGGGAGGAGTGCCGACGAAGACGGCGACGGCGCTGTGGCAGTTCCGAACTACTTCGGCCAACAGCGCTTCGGTTCGATGCGGCCGATCACTCACCGTGTCGGCCTCGATGTCGTCCGCGGCGAGTGGGAATCCGCTGCGGTCCGCTACGTCTGTGAGTCCAGCGACCGCGAACCCGACCGGACCCGGACGGCGCGACAGCGACTCGACGAGGAGCGCGAATGGGAGCGGGCGAACGAGGTCCTCCCCGGCGGCCTCCGGTTCGAACGGGCGATCGCGGGGCGGTTGGCCGAGGGGGCAGACGGACCGGCGGACTACCGCGAGGCCCTCGAGACGCTGCCGAGGAACCTCCAGTCGATGTTCACGAACGCCGCCCAGTCATACGTTTTCAACCGGGTCCTCTCCGAGCGGCTCCGCAGGGGGCTCCCGTTCGGGACGCCCGCCGTCGGCGACGTCGTCTGCTTCGCCGACGGCGACGGTCTCCCCGATCCGGATCGGACGCAGGCTGTCGAGGCAGAGCAACTCGGAACGATCCGGCGGCACTGCGAGCGGGGCCGGGCGTTCGTTACGGCCCCGCTCGTCGGCACCGAGACCGACTTCGGTTTCGGGGAGCCCGGCGAGATCGTCCGGGAGGTGCTGGACGACCTCGACCTCCAGCGGGGCGACTTCGACCGGCCGGGGGCGTTCGGCTCGGAGGGAACGCGGCGGGCGGTCCTGTTTCGGACCGATCTCGAACACGAGTCCGACCCCCTCACGCTCCGGTTCTCGTTGCCAAAAGGGAGCTACGCGACGGTGCTGGCGCGGGAGTTCCTGAAAACCCACCCCGACGACCTCTCTTGA
- a CDS encoding DUF6149 family protein: MKIYQNPRHWASKKALTTPGIRDVARYGLVKMHTKIFLGKAEEGRREERRDHLDDFFDATMDSYVAALESGYSEAEAREITHIQANFDFFGHGWAEMMEIPSDELEAHYRRYGAFFERYEITIDDPLGVFAPAEGVADAPATPEQLETAAYENAIEGFADDVYVQTGDGETVVGGDTDEPDSIDPRRSPVVDDGNPEGAE; the protein is encoded by the coding sequence ATGAAAATCTACCAGAACCCGCGGCACTGGGCGTCGAAAAAGGCACTCACGACACCCGGCATTCGGGACGTCGCCCGCTACGGCCTGGTGAAGATGCACACGAAGATCTTCCTCGGAAAGGCCGAGGAAGGACGCCGCGAGGAACGCCGCGACCACCTCGACGATTTCTTCGACGCGACGATGGACAGCTACGTCGCCGCGCTCGAATCCGGCTACTCGGAAGCCGAGGCCAGAGAGATCACGCACATCCAGGCGAACTTCGATTTCTTCGGCCACGGGTGGGCCGAAATGATGGAGATCCCGAGCGACGAACTCGAGGCCCACTACCGACGCTACGGGGCGTTCTTCGAGCGCTACGAGATCACGATCGACGACCCGCTCGGGGTGTTCGCCCCCGCCGAGGGCGTCGCCGACGCCCCCGCAACCCCCGAGCAACTCGAAACCGCGGCGTACGAGAACGCGATCGAGGGGTTCGCCGACGACGTGTACGTACAGACAGGCGACGGCGAGACGGTCGTCGGGGGCGACACCGACGAACCCGACTCGATTGACCCCCGGCGATCGCCCGTCGTCGACGACGGGAACCCCGAGGGCGCGGAGTAG
- a CDS encoding DUF5815 family protein: MPTPRVPGDDDRLELPCGETVRPVDLDMGIRELECACGERHALVVDAHPISRFVPESIVDVLSESLETDDEFSEFGTPHLMGMVLEEFPEDTAVADVADDGRVGYALLWIFDFDARRLHEVVVELLVELMEHAASHGDSATADRFEEQMHEFDVTAFVEQYRRERSFDSEFDEPV; encoded by the coding sequence ATGCCAACGCCGCGTGTCCCCGGCGACGACGACCGGCTCGAACTCCCCTGCGGCGAGACGGTCCGCCCCGTCGATCTCGACATGGGGATCCGGGAACTCGAGTGTGCGTGCGGCGAGCGCCATGCCCTCGTGGTCGACGCGCACCCGATCTCGCGGTTCGTCCCCGAGTCGATCGTCGATGTGTTGTCCGAAAGCCTCGAGACCGACGACGAGTTCTCGGAGTTCGGCACGCCACATCTCATGGGGATGGTGCTCGAGGAGTTTCCCGAGGACACAGCCGTCGCCGACGTCGCTGACGACGGCCGGGTCGGCTACGCTCTGCTTTGGATTTTCGATTTCGACGCCCGTCGGCTCCACGAGGTCGTCGTCGAACTCCTCGTCGAGTTGATGGAACACGCCGCGAGCCACGGCGACTCGGCGACCGCCGATCGCTTCGAGGAGCAGATGCACGAGTTCGACGTGACGGCGTTCGTCGAGCAATACCGCCGCGAGCGGTCGTTCGATTCGGAGTTCGACGAACCGGTCTGA
- a CDS encoding DUF2103 domain-containing protein, with the protein MECRCCASPLDRPGDYCLVCRTPNADTAVIECSRERATVTALFDDEIVGQRTVTTTRETDERWAPTELRNFAGRVADEARRKRPEEVYATGDREVIAAVRGELHHPFYRVEDDDPIEAVRRKRGDPALEVVEATVAEKLGGSHSTLIGGRDGRRALETVAEHPHVKKIIPGPIDAGGSGSRTGVRAKATRADQHGNVRLLIRDGSSVQENRIVTTAGDRELGEHVRADLNDALSESELKS; encoded by the coding sequence ATGGAGTGTCGGTGTTGTGCGTCGCCGCTCGACCGACCGGGCGATTACTGTCTGGTCTGTCGCACCCCGAACGCCGACACCGCGGTGATCGAGTGTAGCCGGGAGCGAGCAACGGTGACCGCGCTGTTCGACGACGAGATCGTCGGGCAGCGGACGGTGACGACCACACGCGAGACCGACGAGCGGTGGGCACCGACCGAGCTCCGGAATTTCGCCGGGCGGGTCGCCGACGAAGCGCGCCGAAAGCGCCCGGAGGAGGTGTACGCGACCGGCGACCGCGAGGTGATCGCCGCCGTCCGCGGCGAGCTCCATCACCCGTTTTACCGGGTCGAGGACGACGACCCAATCGAGGCGGTTCGCAGAAAACGGGGCGACCCTGCACTGGAAGTCGTCGAAGCGACGGTCGCGGAGAAGCTCGGCGGCAGCCACAGCACGCTCATCGGCGGTCGCGACGGCCGTCGGGCGCTCGAGACCGTCGCTGAACACCCCCACGTCAAAAAGATCATCCCTGGGCCGATCGACGCCGGCGGCTCCGGGTCCCGGACCGGCGTCCGGGCGAAGGCGACCCGCGCCGACCAACACGGCAACGTCCGGCTGTTGATCCGCGACGGCTCGAGCGTCCAAGAGAACCGGATCGTCACGACGGCCGGCGACCGGGAACTCGGCGAGCACGTCCGTGCCGACCTCAACGATGCGCTCTCGGAGTCCGAACTCAAGAGCTGA
- a CDS encoding DUF7124 domain-containing protein: protein MDGGGSSNMTLAFELEALKQLANPEAVFSDARSWSEYVGVISERPTYVVTNFTRKKRIRQDFFSGPRGREESLDNVKDQFQTDRHVFVGQGEADEALAEAADWEFLPIDTAAEAAGWALATEEEEDEAADVERRDDWP from the coding sequence ATGGACGGCGGCGGCTCATCAAACATGACGCTCGCGTTCGAGTTGGAAGCACTCAAGCAGCTTGCGAACCCCGAGGCGGTGTTCTCGGACGCCCGCTCGTGGAGTGAGTACGTCGGCGTCATCTCCGAGAGACCGACCTACGTGGTGACGAACTTCACCCGCAAAAAGCGGATCCGACAGGACTTCTTTTCGGGCCCCCGGGGGCGCGAGGAGAGCCTCGACAACGTCAAAGACCAGTTCCAGACCGACCGACACGTCTTCGTCGGGCAGGGCGAGGCGGACGAGGCGCTCGCCGAGGCGGCCGACTGGGAGTTCCTCCCGATCGATACGGCCGCCGAAGCGGCGGGGTGGGCGCTCGCGACAGAGGAGGAGGAGGACGAGGCGGCGGACGTCGAACGGCGGGACGATTGGCCCTGA
- a CDS encoding AI-2E family transporter translates to MNRGQAFLLLVIALVSALVLLIVVPFLEYMIASLILAYVLYPLHRRLEGRIGSSASAFGLIVATTVAIIAPLVYIVSKFVSDLRSISSGEVDLDTAAIESRLSELLGREVDIELVDLLGTAGDQLIRVLFDGYTGVFRFALQASVGIALMLFLLYYLLRDGPAFVEWSKDTVPLPPHVVEDLAKKIDATTWGVVIGHIIVALVQALLAGVGLWIAGIPNSVFWTFVMAVLSLLPLIGSFLVWGPAAGYLFVIDEVTAGVLLFAYGVVIVSLFDNYARPILIDQQAGLNPGVILVGVAGGVYSVGFTGLFVGPIAIGVLAATLETFRTEYDRM, encoded by the coding sequence ATGAATCGCGGGCAGGCGTTTCTCCTCCTCGTCATCGCGCTCGTCTCGGCGCTTGTGCTTCTCATCGTCGTCCCGTTTCTCGAGTACATGATCGCGTCGCTCATCCTCGCGTACGTGCTGTACCCGCTTCATCGTCGCCTCGAGGGGCGAATCGGCAGCAGCGCCTCGGCGTTCGGCCTCATCGTCGCGACGACCGTCGCGATCATCGCTCCCCTCGTGTATATCGTCTCGAAGTTCGTGAGCGACCTTCGGTCGATATCGAGCGGCGAGGTGGACCTCGACACGGCCGCGATCGAGAGCCGACTTTCGGAACTTCTGGGCCGCGAAGTCGACATCGAACTCGTGGACCTGCTCGGGACGGCGGGCGATCAACTGATCCGGGTGCTCTTCGACGGCTACACCGGGGTGTTCAGGTTCGCCCTCCAGGCCAGCGTCGGGATCGCACTCATGTTGTTCTTGCTCTACTATCTACTGCGCGACGGGCCGGCGTTCGTCGAGTGGAGCAAAGACACCGTCCCGTTGCCGCCCCACGTCGTCGAGGACCTGGCGAAGAAGATCGATGCGACGACGTGGGGCGTCGTCATCGGTCACATCATCGTGGCGTTGGTGCAGGCGCTTCTCGCCGGCGTCGGACTCTGGATCGCCGGCATTCCCAACTCGGTGTTCTGGACGTTCGTGATGGCAGTGCTCTCGTTGCTGCCGCTCATCGGCTCGTTTCTGGTCTGGGGTCCCGCCGCCGGCTATCTGTTCGTCATCGACGAGGTCACCGCCGGGGTGTTGCTGTTCGCATACGGCGTCGTCATCGTCAGCCTCTTCGACAACTACGCCCGCCCGATCCTCATCGACCAGCAGGCGGGGTTGAATCCCGGAGTGATTCTCGTCGGGGTCGCCGGGGGGGTCTACTCCGTCGGCTTCACCGGACTGTTCGTCGGACCCATCGCCATCGGCGTGCTGGCGGCGACGCTGGAGACGTTCCGCACGGAGTACGACCGGATGTAG
- a CDS encoding GtrA family protein codes for MTLRELGETLYAPFRFGRFVGVGVVGAICDNAVLLAFATAGLTPEAAKFLGIEAAIVVMFVLNERWTFPGSGRAGMAPKLQRLATSNVVRVGGIAVQLVVFSAVYRHLHVGLSALGVDLWLLVASGAGICCGMVVNYVTESLLTWRVHER; via the coding sequence ATGACGCTTCGGGAACTCGGCGAAACGTTGTACGCCCCGTTTCGGTTCGGGCGGTTCGTCGGCGTCGGGGTCGTCGGGGCGATCTGTGACAACGCCGTGTTACTCGCGTTCGCGACGGCCGGGCTTACCCCGGAGGCGGCGAAGTTCCTCGGCATCGAGGCGGCGATCGTTGTCATGTTCGTCCTCAACGAGCGCTGGACGTTCCCCGGATCGGGCCGCGCTGGGATGGCGCCCAAACTCCAGCGGCTAGCCACCTCGAACGTCGTCCGTGTGGGCGGTATCGCCGTTCAACTCGTCGTGTTCTCGGCGGTCTATCGGCACCTCCACGTCGGCCTCTCGGCGCTCGGGGTCGACCTGTGGTTGCTCGTCGCCAGCGGCGCGGGTATCTGCTGTGGAATGGTCGTCAACTACGTCACCGAGAGCCTGCTGACGTGGCGCGTTCACGAACGCTGA
- a CDS encoding glycosyltransferase: MTSLGIVVPAFRPDTERLASYLRDLDAELGPETIRVELDAPDEGLGQTLSALDVPPLEVNAVSHRRGKGAAITAGFEAVSTDRLAFADADGSTAAAELARVVGALDGADVAAGSRRHPDSTVVGHRTLVRRLLGDGFAWVARRALDSSLYDYQCGAKALTADAWATVRGHLCEPGFAWDIELLAVAGALGLSVREVPIAWTDRPGSTVDPIRTTLSMGKALLVTRHRAKRLQNSPLHRAIARSDEPTALVDRHRQ; this comes from the coding sequence ATGACAAGCCTCGGGATCGTGGTACCGGCGTTCCGACCCGACACCGAGCGGTTGGCGTCGTACCTCCGCGATCTGGACGCCGAACTCGGTCCCGAGACGATTCGCGTCGAACTCGACGCGCCGGACGAGGGCCTCGGGCAGACCCTCTCGGCGCTCGATGTACCCCCCCTCGAAGTGAACGCTGTCTCCCACCGCCGCGGGAAAGGGGCCGCCATCACGGCGGGTTTCGAGGCGGTATCGACCGACCGGCTCGCCTTTGCCGACGCCGACGGGAGTACTGCCGCCGCCGAACTCGCCCGCGTCGTCGGGGCGCTCGACGGGGCCGACGTCGCTGCCGGGTCGAGACGCCACCCCGACTCGACCGTCGTCGGCCACCGGACGCTCGTCCGGCGGCTGCTCGGCGACGGCTTCGCGTGGGTCGCCCGACGAGCGCTCGACTCCTCGCTGTACGACTACCAGTGCGGCGCGAAGGCACTCACCGCCGACGCGTGGGCGACCGTCCGCGGACACCTCTGTGAACCCGGCTTCGCGTGGGACATCGAACTCCTCGCGGTCGCCGGGGCGCTCGGGCTGTCGGTCCGGGAAGTGCCGATCGCCTGGACAGATCGCCCCGGGTCGACTGTCGACCCGATCCGGACGACGCTCTCGATGGGGAAGGCCCTCCTCGTGACCCGCCACCGCGCGAAGCGCCTCCAGAACAGCCCGCTTCATCGCGCCATCGCACGGTCTGACGAGCCAACGGCACTCGTCGACCGCCACCGACAATGA
- a CDS encoding NAD(P)/FAD-dependent oxidoreductase — protein MCASHVIIGDGIAGASAAESIREGDPEAEVTVLTEEGEALYNRILIKEFAKGKLPAAPVSIHDPEWYDERDINLHLDTVVTDVDTDAYEVHTHGGETYEYDKLLVATGGTPTQLPVDNSDAEGVHHFWTFQDARAIKESAADAEKGVVVGAGLLGIDLAAICGAQNVDAHYLMRGESWWRYALSPEGAELIHEAMEDIGVTPVFDSGVDHFETDEESHVTAAVDPNGERFEADFAGVAIGLNFNTEFLRGSGIETDNGIITDEYMRTNVEDVYAAGDITQFHDVILGDRAQNGAWGSAKEQGSIAGQNMVADGPEAEFSWVSSYSITHFDFPFLSFGHPTRGDDSVERKYDDGTWRRVALKNGRVIGGVLIGDLSAQSVLKKLARRQLDVSERTDLLLKQGVDIDAFEERATTE, from the coding sequence ATGTGTGCGTCCCACGTGATTATCGGTGACGGCATCGCCGGCGCCTCCGCGGCCGAATCGATCCGGGAAGGGGACCCAGAGGCCGAGGTCACTGTCCTCACCGAGGAGGGCGAAGCCCTGTACAACCGCATCCTGATCAAGGAGTTCGCCAAGGGGAAACTCCCCGCGGCGCCCGTCTCGATCCACGACCCCGAGTGGTACGACGAGCGCGACATCAACCTACACCTCGACACCGTCGTCACCGACGTCGACACCGACGCCTACGAGGTCCACACCCACGGCGGGGAGACCTACGAGTACGACAAACTCCTCGTCGCGACCGGCGGAACGCCGACGCAGCTCCCGGTCGACAACAGCGACGCCGAGGGCGTCCATCACTTCTGGACGTTCCAGGACGCCCGGGCGATCAAAGAGAGCGCGGCGGATGCCGAGAAGGGCGTCGTGGTCGGGGCCGGGCTGTTGGGCATCGACCTCGCGGCCATCTGCGGGGCCCAAAACGTCGACGCACACTACCTGATGCGCGGCGAATCCTGGTGGCGCTATGCGCTCTCGCCGGAGGGTGCGGAGCTGATCCACGAGGCCATGGAGGACATCGGCGTCACGCCGGTGTTCGACTCGGGCGTCGATCACTTCGAAACCGACGAGGAAAGCCACGTGACGGCCGCCGTCGACCCCAACGGCGAGCGCTTCGAGGCCGATTTCGCCGGGGTCGCGATCGGGCTGAATTTCAATACCGAGTTCCTCCGCGGCAGCGGGATCGAGACCGACAACGGGATCATCACCGACGAGTATATGCGGACGAACGTCGAGGACGTCTACGCGGCGGGCGACATCACCCAGTTCCACGACGTGATCCTGGGCGACCGTGCCCAAAACGGCGCGTGGGGGTCGGCCAAGGAACAGGGGTCGATCGCCGGCCAGAACATGGTCGCCGACGGTCCCGAGGCGGAGTTCTCGTGGGTCTCCTCGTACTCGATCACCCACTTCGACTTCCCGTTTCTCTCCTTTGGCCACCCGACCCGCGGCGACGACTCGGTTGAGCGGAAGTACGACGACGGGACCTGGCGCCGCGTCGCTCTCAAGAACGGCCGCGTCATCGGCGGCGTACTCATCGGTGACCTCTCGGCGCAGTCGGTGCTGAAGAAACTCGCCCGGCGACAGCTCGATGTCTCCGAGCGGACGGACCTCCTCTTAAAACAGGGCGTCGACATCGACGCCTTCGAGGAGCGAGCGACGACCGAGTGA
- a CDS encoding KEOPS complex subunit Pcc1, producing the protein MHSADLRFQYRSPEAAALVADAVAGELGEIDGDRATATLTVADATVRIDIDAADLVSLRAGLNTWEGLLEVAERSAEAGRSDEIL; encoded by the coding sequence GTGCACAGCGCCGACCTGCGTTTTCAGTATCGATCCCCGGAAGCGGCTGCGCTCGTCGCCGACGCCGTCGCGGGCGAACTCGGCGAGATCGACGGCGATCGGGCGACGGCCACGCTGACCGTCGCGGACGCGACGGTCCGAATCGACATCGACGCGGCCGACCTCGTTTCCCTCCGGGCCGGCCTGAACACCTGGGAGGGGCTGCTCGAAGTCGCGGAGCGATCCGCCGAAGCCGGACGGTCGGACGAGATTTTATAA
- a CDS encoding DUF2298 domain-containing protein encodes MEYGLVALWLVAYLSIGALSLPLAGTAFSTVRGRGVAFAIPIGLVTITAVGYIVGHLAFGLPALLAGLAVLAVLSVRFGNFERRLWRYVVEIAVVFAVAFLFVVSLRAVSPAIAPLPIAAGEKFLDYGLLRSLLRSPVLPPEDMWFAGEAVQYYYGGQMLTALLATLTDTAPRFAYNLALAGFYAALVTAAYGLAGAIAADHGAPRRFAAVAAAFFIGIAGNLDTAVRAVAWALPSGTLAALPGVGPEHELRSWTPTAFSYWDSSRIVEGTINEFPLFAWLNGDLHAHMMTTPFTLLVAGLCYAYWRTPQSETDHRRRLLLATAPVAGVLAITNTWDFPVAGGLVFLMVAFAPADPATLLPESIRQRIPAPAEAGVGAELRRDGLALLAAVAVLAVGALLVAPFWLSSASTRSLGLFPPRSDLWPLVVVHGGFLSLFVPYVGGRLVGDADVDAGRGSLAVAATVAIGAMLAWLVGFAALALFGPLSVAAWLTLRRRADAGFETLLVIAGLGLGLIVELAYVVEPQQQGTGLERLNTVFKVYSQVWILWAPAAGVVASRLFDPAGALEAVDTPRWRWAGTALVGIVIVATGLYAGFAVPAHLGDEPVGSDGATLDGTAYVDARYPEEAAAIAWLDGREGRPTIVTAAPGGYRWEPTDGEGAAAPASLTGVPTVLGWMHEEQYRGSDPYETRLEDVTAIYEGGPDRQSELLDRYGVEYVYVGPAERARYDLTVESHPRLEPAFEGGETVVYAVRRE; translated from the coding sequence ATGGAGTACGGGCTCGTCGCCCTCTGGCTCGTCGCCTACCTGTCGATCGGGGCGCTTTCGCTCCCGCTCGCCGGGACGGCGTTCTCGACGGTTCGGGGCCGTGGTGTCGCCTTCGCAATCCCCATCGGGCTCGTCACGATCACCGCCGTCGGCTACATCGTCGGGCACCTCGCGTTCGGGCTGCCGGCGCTGCTCGCCGGGCTGGCCGTCCTCGCCGTTTTGAGCGTCCGGTTCGGGAACTTCGAGCGCCGGCTCTGGCGATACGTCGTCGAAATCGCGGTCGTCTTTGCGGTCGCGTTCCTGTTTGTCGTCTCGCTCCGGGCTGTCTCGCCGGCCATTGCGCCGTTGCCGATCGCCGCCGGCGAGAAGTTCCTCGACTACGGGTTGCTCCGGTCGCTGCTGCGGAGTCCGGTGTTGCCCCCGGAGGATATGTGGTTTGCCGGCGAGGCCGTCCAGTACTACTACGGCGGCCAGATGCTGACCGCGTTGTTGGCGACGCTGACCGACACGGCCCCGCGGTTCGCATACAACCTCGCGTTGGCCGGGTTCTACGCCGCCCTCGTCACCGCCGCGTACGGGCTTGCAGGCGCGATTGCGGCCGACCACGGCGCGCCGCGCCGCTTCGCGGCGGTCGCTGCGGCTTTTTTTATCGGGATCGCCGGCAATCTCGACACGGCGGTGCGGGCGGTGGCTTGGGCGCTCCCCTCCGGCACCCTCGCTGCGCTTCCGGGTGTCGGGCCCGAACACGAGCTCCGTTCGTGGACGCCGACGGCCTTCTCCTACTGGGATTCGAGCCGGATCGTCGAGGGGACGATCAACGAGTTCCCGCTGTTCGCGTGGCTCAACGGCGACCTCCACGCCCACATGATGACGACGCCGTTCACGCTGCTTGTCGCCGGGCTGTGTTACGCGTACTGGCGGACCCCGCAGAGCGAAACCGACCACCGGCGGAGGCTGCTGCTCGCAACGGCCCCGGTTGCCGGCGTGCTCGCGATCACGAACACGTGGGATTTCCCCGTTGCCGGCGGGCTGGTCTTTTTGATGGTCGCGTTCGCGCCGGCCGATCCGGCGACGCTACTCCCGGAATCGATCCGACAGCGCATTCCGGCGCCGGCGGAGGCCGGAGTCGGCGCGGAACTCCGCCGTGACGGGCTAGCGCTCCTCGCAGCGGTTGCGGTGCTCGCTGTCGGGGCGTTGCTCGTCGCTCCCTTCTGGCTCTCCAGCGCGAGCACCCGAAGCCTCGGCCTGTTTCCGCCGAGGAGCGACCTGTGGCCGCTCGTCGTCGTCCACGGCGGGTTCCTCTCGCTTTTCGTGCCGTATGTCGGCGGCCGCTTGGTCGGCGACGCCGACGTCGATGCCGGGAGGGGATCGCTTGCCGTCGCTGCCACGGTCGCCATCGGGGCGATGCTGGCGTGGCTCGTCGGCTTTGCCGCCCTCGCGTTGTTCGGCCCGCTCTCGGTGGCCGCGTGGCTGACGCTACGGCGGCGTGCCGACGCGGGGTTCGAGACGCTGTTGGTGATCGCGGGGCTCGGCCTCGGTCTCATTGTCGAACTCGCCTATGTCGTCGAGCCCCAACAGCAGGGGACAGGGTTGGAGCGGCTGAACACGGTGTTCAAAGTGTACTCGCAGGTGTGGATCCTCTGGGCACCGGCGGCCGGCGTCGTCGCCTCGCGGTTGTTCGACCCCGCCGGGGCGCTCGAGGCCGTCGACACGCCGCGGTGGCGGTGGGCTGGAACCGCCCTCGTCGGCATCGTCATCGTGGCAACCGGGCTCTACGCCGGCTTTGCCGTGCCGGCACACCTCGGGGACGAGCCGGTCGGAAGCGACGGCGCGACGCTCGACGGAACGGCCTACGTCGACGCGAGGTACCCCGAGGAAGCGGCGGCGATCGCGTGGCTCGACGGCCGCGAGGGACGCCCGACGATCGTCACCGCCGCGCCCGGCGGCTACCGGTGGGAGCCGACCGACGGCGAGGGGGCCGCCGCACCGGCGAGTCTGACCGGGGTTCCGACCGTACTTGGCTGGATGCACGAAGAGCAGTATCGCGGCAGCGACCCTTACGAGACGCGGCTCGAGGACGTGACCGCGATCTACGAGGGCGGTCCCGACCGACAGTCCGAACTGCTCGATCGCTACGGCGTCGAGTACGTCTACGTCGGTCCCGCCGAACGGGCACGATACGACCTCACGGTCGAGTCACACCCACGGCTCGAGCCGGCGTTCGAGGGCGGCGAAACGGTCGTCTATGCGGTTCGCCGGGAGTGA